A window from Bosea sp. ANAM02 encodes these proteins:
- a CDS encoding LysR family transcriptional regulator produces MKHPIDGIEAFIQIAELGSFNKAAEKLHVTQTGLTRRIQRLETHVGLKLIDRTTRTVALTSIGREFLPEAQRMVDAVDRSFERLKTMSRFSTGDITIASVPSLMYGRLPRILRSYATRHPNNRVEILDRTSTLVIEAVRRRQAEFGLHVQPPTQQDLHNEILVRDPFVVYCRNDHPLAGRETIAWADLAGHDLITLGGSSGNRLLMEAQLSRSGIEVKTKFVVEYFSSAIGLASEGLGIAILVESLVENLRPDLAQIPLVDPIVDRPVSLIRRRGETLTPAAQALYNLIVRDLGPL; encoded by the coding sequence ATGAAACATCCGATCGACGGCATCGAGGCCTTCATCCAGATCGCGGAGCTCGGCAGCTTCAACAAGGCGGCCGAGAAGCTGCATGTCACGCAGACCGGCCTGACGCGGCGTATCCAGCGGCTCGAAACTCATGTCGGTCTCAAGCTGATCGACCGGACGACCCGCACCGTCGCGCTGACCAGCATCGGCCGCGAGTTTCTGCCGGAAGCCCAGCGCATGGTCGATGCCGTCGACCGCTCGTTCGAGCGGCTGAAGACGATGTCGCGCTTCTCGACCGGCGACATCACGATCGCCTCGGTCCCCTCGCTGATGTATGGGCGCCTGCCGCGCATCCTGCGCAGCTATGCGACGCGGCACCCGAACAACCGCGTCGAGATCCTCGACCGGACCAGCACGCTCGTCATCGAGGCGGTGCGCCGGCGCCAGGCCGAGTTCGGCCTGCATGTTCAGCCGCCGACCCAGCAGGACCTGCACAACGAGATCCTGGTCCGCGATCCCTTCGTCGTCTATTGCCGCAACGACCATCCGCTGGCGGGGCGCGAGACCATCGCCTGGGCGGACCTCGCCGGCCATGACCTGATCACGCTCGGCGGCAGCAGCGGCAACCGGCTGTTGATGGAGGCGCAGCTCTCGCGCTCGGGCATCGAGGTGAAGACCAAGTTCGTGGTCGAGTATTTCTCCAGCGCGATCGGGCTGGCCTCGGAAGGGCTGGGCATCGCTATCCTGGTGGAATCGCTCGTCGAGAACCTGCGGCCCGATCTCGCACAGATCCCGCTGGTCGACCCGATCGTCGACCGGCCGGTCTCGCTGATCCGGCGGCGCGGCGAAACCCTGACCCCGGCCGCGCAGGCGCTCTACAACCTGATCGTGCGCGATCTCGGGCCGCTCTAG
- a CDS encoding isochorismatase family protein: protein MADDDYKNRSYGEIPVGFGMKPGIVVVDFQTGFTDARYPLGGAPLVMRAVENTAKLLEVARRYNVPVANCNTAYMSEREMPYWKITAVRDTFRHDHPSSAFDPRIYDPDYDLTICKKAPSIFFNTGVSDYFNKERVDTVIVTGCNTSGCIRATSIDSFSYRYRTIVPEDCVGDIEEQPHRDNLRDLGRRYVDVSDLKTVLAYLEDWHRQNAA from the coding sequence ATGGCGGATGACGACTACAAGAACAGGAGCTACGGCGAGATTCCGGTCGGCTTCGGCATGAAGCCGGGCATCGTCGTCGTCGATTTCCAGACCGGCTTCACCGACGCGCGATACCCGCTCGGCGGGGCGCCGCTCGTCATGCGCGCCGTCGAGAACACCGCGAAGCTGCTCGAAGTCGCGCGCCGCTACAACGTGCCGGTCGCGAATTGCAACACGGCCTATATGAGCGAGCGCGAGATGCCGTACTGGAAGATCACCGCCGTGCGGGACACCTTTCGCCACGACCATCCCAGCTCGGCTTTCGACCCGCGCATCTACGATCCCGACTACGACCTGACGATCTGCAAGAAGGCGCCGTCGATCTTCTTCAACACCGGCGTCAGCGACTATTTCAACAAGGAGCGCGTCGACACGGTGATCGTCACCGGCTGCAACACCTCGGGCTGCATCCGCGCCACTTCGATCGACAGCTTCAGCTATCGCTACCGCACCATCGTGCCCGAGGACTGCGTCGGCGATATCGAGGAGCAGCCGCATCGCGACAATCTCCGCGATCTCGGCCGCCGCTATGTCGACGTCTCCGATCTCAAGACCGTCCTTGCCTATCTGGAGGACTGGCACCGGCAGAACGCCGCCTGA
- a CDS encoding TetR/AcrR family transcriptional regulator, with protein sequence MEAETTQASRSERRQQARSVATYERLIGATLDVIHAVGYHAATTQEIAERAQVSRGALLYHFPARADIILAAMERLLDDGTADIRAVARRVQKGELSLEGFVDFLWELFSGRFFYLSLEMITEARNDAELRDRMIPVVKRFHEALDATWVEFCNPEKRTPREARIILNLTVCLVRGMGVQTVLRQDPGYFTDMIEVWKALLPQIVAGGAGDAMFCGPRFRARGDAAAGQER encoded by the coding sequence ATGGAGGCCGAGACGACGCAGGCCTCGCGCTCCGAGCGCCGGCAGCAGGCGCGCAGCGTCGCGACCTATGAGCGGCTGATCGGTGCGACGCTCGATGTCATCCACGCCGTCGGCTACCACGCGGCGACGACGCAGGAGATCGCCGAGCGTGCGCAGGTATCGCGCGGGGCGCTGCTCTACCATTTCCCGGCCCGGGCGGACATCATCCTGGCGGCGATGGAGCGCCTGCTCGACGACGGCACCGCCGACATCCGCGCCGTCGCCCGGCGCGTACAGAAGGGCGAACTCTCCCTCGAAGGCTTCGTCGACTTCCTATGGGAGCTGTTCTCCGGGCGCTTCTTCTACCTCTCGCTGGAGATGATCACCGAGGCGCGCAACGATGCCGAACTGCGCGATCGGATGATCCCGGTCGTGAAGCGCTTCCACGAGGCGCTCGATGCGACCTGGGTGGAGTTCTGCAATCCGGAGAAGCGCACGCCCCGCGAGGCGCGCATCATCCTGAACCTGACGGTCTGCCTGGTGCGCGGCATGGGCGTGCAGACGGTGCTGCGGCAGGACCCCGGCTATTTCACGGATATGATCGAGGTCTGGAAGGCGCTGCTGCCGCAGATCGTCGCGGGTGGCGCCGGGGACGCGATGTTCTGCGGCCCCCGGTTTCGTGCGCGGGGCGATGCTGCCGCCGGGCAGGAGCGCTGA
- a CDS encoding haloacid dehalogenase type II, translating into MKLTDFKALTFDCYGTLIDWETGMFEGLKPLTGRLATPPTRDQVLEAHARHESSQQLQTPARLYRDLLAIVYKRLAEEWGLTISWDECVAYGQSVKNWPAFPDSAEALQYLKQHYKLVILSNVDNESFAASNAKLQVAFDAIYTAEDIGSYKPSERNFDYMLRNLETLGIRKDEVLHTAESMFHDHSPANRHGLASCWIYRRHDKDGFGATMHPGDMPRYDFRFNSMADLARAHREALGG; encoded by the coding sequence ATGAAGCTGACCGATTTCAAAGCCCTGACCTTCGATTGCTACGGCACGCTGATCGATTGGGAGACCGGCATGTTCGAGGGGCTGAAGCCGCTCACCGGCCGGCTCGCCACGCCGCCCACGCGTGATCAGGTACTGGAGGCGCATGCGCGTCATGAATCGTCGCAGCAATTGCAGACGCCGGCGCGGCTCTACCGGGACCTGCTGGCGATCGTCTACAAGCGCCTCGCCGAGGAGTGGGGCCTCACCATCTCCTGGGACGAGTGCGTCGCCTATGGGCAATCGGTCAAGAACTGGCCGGCCTTCCCGGATTCCGCCGAGGCGCTCCAGTATCTCAAACAGCACTACAAGCTGGTGATCCTGTCTAACGTTGACAACGAGAGCTTCGCCGCCAGCAATGCGAAGCTCCAGGTCGCCTTCGACGCGATCTACACGGCCGAGGATATCGGCTCCTACAAACCTTCGGAGCGCAATTTCGACTACATGCTCCGCAACCTGGAGACACTCGGCATCCGCAAGGACGAGGTCCTGCACACCGCCGAGAGCATGTTCCACGACCATAGCCCGGCGAACCGACACGGCCTGGCCTCCTGCTGGATCTACCGCCGCCACGACAAGGACGGCTTCGGCGCGACCATGCATCCGGGCGACATGCCGAGATACGATTTCCGCTTCAACAGCATGGCCGATCTGGCGAGAGCCCATCGGGAAGCGCTCGGCGGCTGA
- a CDS encoding LuxR C-terminal-related transcriptional regulator, which yields MDVDFRLAFENAPVGLAIGRNRVILACNHAFARMFGGTLEDLVGQSFERLYPTQADYEEAGKRVGARLSSEPSYADDRVMRRLDGSLFWVRVSGSTQTPEDAHGQALWVFSELGQARPAGQSLRTSLTARERDVAALLIDGKTGKEVAKALSISPRTVDIYRARLLRKYNVSSTKRLIELLLSG from the coding sequence ATGGATGTCGATTTCCGGCTGGCCTTCGAGAATGCCCCGGTCGGTCTTGCCATCGGCCGCAACCGCGTCATCCTGGCCTGCAACCACGCCTTCGCGCGGATGTTCGGCGGCACGCTGGAGGACCTGGTGGGCCAGAGCTTCGAGCGGCTTTACCCGACACAGGCCGATTACGAGGAGGCCGGCAAGCGCGTCGGCGCGCGCCTGTCCAGCGAGCCCAGCTATGCCGACGACCGCGTGATGCGGCGGCTCGATGGCAGCCTGTTCTGGGTCCGGGTCAGCGGTTCCACCCAGACGCCGGAGGATGCCCATGGCCAGGCGCTATGGGTGTTCTCCGAGCTCGGGCAGGCCCGGCCAGCCGGGCAGTCGCTGCGGACATCCCTGACCGCGCGCGAGCGCGACGTGGCCGCGCTGCTGATCGACGGCAAGACGGGCAAGGAGGTCGCCAAGGCCCTGAGCATCAGCCCGCGCACCGTCGACATCTACCGCGCCCGGCTGCTCAGGAAATATAACGTCAGCAGCACGAAGCGGCTGATCGAATTGCTGTTAAGCGGCTGA
- the lhpH gene encoding trans-3-hydroxy-L-proline dehydratase has protein sequence MQADRVIQTVEVHTGGEPFRIVTSGLPRLPGRTIVQRRDWVKHNIDEIRQALIFEPRGHADMYAGYLTEPVSSEADFGVIFVHNEGYSDHCGHGVIALATAAVELGWVRRTELETRVGIDAPCGFIEAFVTWDGKRAASVRFVNVPSYLVHRDVGVETPSFGKVTGDIAFGGAFYFYTDGRPFGLAIRRENAEALIRFGAEVKIAANQAFPVVHPEIPELNHIYGTIIDGDPLDPKATQANCCIFADRQLDRSPTGSGTAGRTALLHAKGLLKPGDLLVNESIVGSIMTGRVLQETKLGEIDAIIPEVSGSAHLCGQATWFIDRDDPLRHGFLLR, from the coding sequence ATGCAGGCCGATCGCGTCATCCAGACCGTCGAGGTTCATACCGGCGGCGAGCCGTTCCGCATCGTGACCAGTGGTTTGCCGCGCCTGCCCGGCCGGACCATCGTTCAGCGGCGCGACTGGGTGAAGCACAATATCGACGAGATCCGGCAGGCACTGATCTTCGAGCCGCGCGGCCATGCCGACATGTACGCGGGATACCTGACCGAGCCCGTCTCGTCCGAGGCCGATTTCGGGGTCATCTTCGTCCATAACGAAGGCTACAGCGACCATTGCGGCCATGGCGTCATCGCGCTCGCAACCGCGGCCGTCGAGCTCGGCTGGGTCAGGCGCACGGAGCTTGAGACGCGCGTCGGCATCGACGCGCCCTGCGGCTTCATCGAAGCCTTCGTCACCTGGGACGGGAAGCGCGCCGCCAGCGTGCGCTTCGTCAACGTGCCGTCCTATCTCGTCCATCGCGATGTCGGCGTCGAGACGCCGAGCTTCGGCAAGGTCACCGGCGACATCGCCTTCGGCGGCGCCTTCTATTTCTACACGGATGGCCGGCCCTTCGGCCTCGCGATCCGCCGGGAGAATGCCGAGGCGCTGATCCGCTTCGGCGCCGAGGTGAAGATCGCCGCCAACCAGGCCTTCCCGGTCGTGCATCCGGAGATCCCGGAACTGAACCATATCTACGGCACGATCATCGACGGCGATCCGCTCGACCCCAAGGCGACGCAGGCCAATTGCTGCATCTTCGCCGACCGGCAGCTCGACCGCTCTCCGACCGGCTCCGGCACGGCCGGACGCACCGCCCTGCTCCACGCCAAGGGGCTGCTGAAGCCCGGCGATCTCCTGGTCAACGAATCCATCGTCGGCTCGATCATGACCGGGCGGGTGCTGCAGGAGACCAAGCTCGGGGAGATCGACGCGATCATCCCGGAAGTCTCGGGCAGCGCGCATCTCTGCGGCCAGGCGACCTGGTTCATTGACCGCGACGACCCGCTGCGGCACGGCTTCCTGCTGCGCTAG
- the putA gene encoding trifunctional transcriptional regulator/proline dehydrogenase/L-glutamate gamma-semialdehyde dehydrogenase: protein MSQATAAAANTATSPAPFTGFAPPIREQSALRQAITAAYRRPETECLPPLLAAAKLAPASKQEIAATGRKLIEALRAKHKGTGVEGLVQEYSLSSQEGVALMCLAEALLRIPDTATRDALIRDKIADGDWKSHVGGGKSLFVNAATWGLVVTGKLTSTVNDRSLAAALTRLIARAGEPVIRRGVDMAMRMMGEQFVTGETIDEALKRARPLEARGFRYSYDMLGEAATTAADAARYYRDYENAIHAIGRAANGRGVYEGPGISIKLSALHPRYSRAQAGRVMSELLPLVRELALIAKSYDIGLNIDAEEADRLELSLDLLEALSFDNALQGWNGLGFVVQAYGKRCPFVLDWIIDLARRSSRRMMVRLVKGAYWDAEIKRAQVDGLADFPVYTRKVHTDVAYVACARKLLGAPDAIFPQFATHNAQTLATIHHLAGPDFAVGKYEFQCLHGMGEPLYDEVVGQDNLDRPCRIYAPVGTHETLLAYLVRRLLENGANSSFVNRISDPKVTIDSLVADPVDVVEAMPVIGMLHDQIALPENLYGADRANSRGIDLSNEASLAELAGNLAATVGQNWHAVPLLADNSTAGTTRPILNPADHSDVVGQVTELAVEDAARIAGLAAEGGKAWAAVPPAERAACLDRAADIMQARIETLMGIAMREAGKSAANAISEVREAIDFLRYYADQARKTLGPAHAPLGPIVCISPWNFPLAIFTGQVAAALVAGNAVMAKPAGVTPIIAHESVRILHEAGVPRGALQFTPGSGRFGAAMIAAPETAGVMFTGSTEVARGIQAQLAERLSAEGKPIPLIAETGGQNGMIVDSSALAEQVVADVIASAFDSAGQRCSALRVLCLQQDIADRTLHMLQGALKELTIGRTDRLSVDIGPVISEGARAEIDEHVARMRSLGRKVEQLPLPDAAAKGTFVPPTIVELKSLSDLKREVFGPVLHVIRYQRDDLDKLIDEVNGSGYGLTFGLHTRLDETIAHVTSRIKAGNLYVNRNIIGAVVGVQPFGGRGLSGTGPKAGGPLYIGRLVRKAPIPPQHSSIHTDPAVLEYAAWLAGKGLNAEASTAREIGGHSALGLAVELAGPVGERNLYALHPRGRILLVPQTEAGLYRQVAAALATGNQLVIDAASGLKGALSGLPAAVEARVSWTSDWEADGPFSGALVEGDTRRIAEVNRRIARLSGPLVLVQAASTEELTRDPDAYCLNWLLEEVSTSINTTAAGGNASLMTIG from the coding sequence ATGAGCCAAGCCACCGCCGCCGCCGCCAACACCGCCACCAGCCCGGCGCCTTTCACGGGCTTCGCCCCGCCGATCCGCGAGCAGTCGGCGCTGCGCCAGGCGATCACCGCCGCCTATCGCCGGCCCGAGACGGAATGCCTTCCGCCCCTGCTGGCAGCGGCGAAGCTGGCCCCGGCGAGCAAGCAGGAAATCGCCGCGACGGGACGCAAGCTGATCGAGGCGCTGCGGGCCAAGCACAAGGGCACCGGCGTCGAGGGGCTGGTTCAGGAATATTCGCTCTCCAGCCAGGAGGGCGTGGCGCTGATGTGTCTCGCCGAGGCGCTGCTGCGCATCCCGGACACGGCGACGCGCGATGCGCTGATCCGCGACAAGATCGCCGACGGCGACTGGAAGTCCCATGTCGGCGGCGGCAAGTCGCTCTTCGTCAATGCCGCGACCTGGGGCCTCGTCGTCACCGGCAAGCTGACCTCCACCGTCAATGATCGTAGCCTCGCCGCCGCCCTGACGCGCCTCATCGCCCGTGCCGGCGAGCCGGTGATCCGCCGCGGCGTCGACATGGCGATGCGGATGATGGGCGAGCAGTTCGTCACCGGCGAGACCATCGACGAGGCGCTGAAGCGTGCCCGCCCGCTGGAGGCGCGCGGCTTCCGCTATTCCTACGACATGCTTGGCGAGGCCGCGACCACCGCCGCCGATGCCGCCCGCTACTATCGCGACTATGAGAACGCGATCCATGCGATCGGCAGGGCCGCCAACGGGCGCGGCGTCTATGAAGGCCCGGGCATCTCGATCAAGCTCTCGGCGCTGCACCCGCGCTATAGCCGCGCGCAGGCCGGCCGCGTCATGAGCGAATTGCTGCCGCTCGTGCGCGAGCTCGCGCTGATCGCCAAGTCCTACGATATCGGCCTCAACATCGATGCCGAGGAGGCCGATCGGCTGGAGCTCTCGCTCGACCTGCTGGAGGCGCTGAGCTTCGATAACGCGCTCCAGGGCTGGAACGGGCTCGGTTTCGTGGTGCAGGCTTATGGCAAGCGCTGCCCCTTCGTGCTCGACTGGATCATCGATCTCGCCCGCCGCTCCAGCCGGCGCATGATGGTGCGCCTGGTCAAGGGCGCTTATTGGGATGCCGAGATCAAGCGCGCTCAGGTCGACGGGCTCGCCGATTTCCCGGTCTATACCCGCAAAGTCCATACCGACGTCGCCTATGTCGCCTGCGCCCGCAAGCTCCTGGGCGCGCCGGACGCGATCTTTCCGCAATTCGCCACGCATAACGCCCAGACGCTGGCGACGATCCATCATCTCGCCGGCCCCGACTTCGCCGTCGGGAAGTACGAGTTCCAGTGCCTGCACGGCATGGGCGAGCCGCTCTATGACGAGGTCGTCGGCCAGGACAATCTCGACCGGCCCTGCCGCATCTACGCGCCGGTCGGCACGCATGAGACGCTGCTCGCTTATCTCGTGCGGCGCCTGCTCGAGAACGGCGCGAACTCCTCCTTCGTCAACCGCATCTCCGATCCGAAGGTGACGATCGACTCGCTCGTCGCCGACCCCGTCGATGTCGTCGAGGCGATGCCGGTCATCGGCATGCTGCACGACCAGATCGCGCTGCCGGAAAACCTCTACGGCGCCGACCGCGCCAATTCTAGGGGTATCGACCTCTCCAACGAGGCCTCCCTGGCCGAGCTCGCCGGCAATCTCGCAGCGACGGTGGGCCAGAACTGGCACGCCGTGCCGCTGCTGGCGGACAACTCCACCGCAGGCACGACGCGGCCGATCCTGAACCCGGCCGATCATTCCGACGTCGTCGGGCAGGTCACCGAGCTTGCGGTCGAGGACGCCGCCAGGATCGCTGGCCTCGCTGCCGAGGGCGGCAAGGCCTGGGCCGCCGTGCCCCCGGCCGAGCGCGCCGCCTGCCTCGACCGCGCCGCCGACATCATGCAGGCGCGCATCGAGACGCTGATGGGCATCGCCATGCGCGAGGCCGGCAAGTCGGCCGCCAATGCGATCAGCGAGGTGCGCGAGGCCATCGACTTCCTGCGCTACTATGCCGACCAGGCGCGCAAGACGCTCGGTCCGGCCCATGCGCCGCTGGGGCCGATCGTCTGCATCAGCCCATGGAACTTCCCGCTGGCGATCTTCACCGGCCAGGTCGCGGCGGCGCTCGTCGCCGGCAATGCGGTGATGGCCAAGCCCGCCGGCGTCACGCCGATCATCGCGCATGAGAGCGTCAGGATCCTGCACGAGGCCGGCGTCCCGCGCGGCGCGCTGCAGTTCACGCCCGGCAGCGGACGTTTCGGTGCGGCGATGATCGCGGCACCGGAGACGGCGGGCGTGATGTTCACCGGCTCGACCGAGGTCGCGCGCGGCATCCAGGCCCAGCTTGCCGAGCGTCTCTCGGCCGAGGGCAAGCCGATCCCGCTGATCGCCGAGACCGGCGGCCAGAATGGCATGATCGTCGATTCCTCGGCTCTGGCCGAGCAGGTCGTCGCCGACGTCATCGCCTCGGCCTTCGACAGCGCCGGCCAGCGCTGCTCAGCGCTCCGCGTGCTCTGCCTGCAGCAGGACATCGCCGACCGCACGCTGCACATGCTGCAGGGCGCGCTCAAGGAACTCACCATCGGCCGCACCGACAGGCTCAGCGTCGACATCGGCCCGGTGATCAGCGAGGGCGCTAGAGCCGAGATCGACGAGCATGTCGCACGCATGCGCAGCCTCGGCCGCAAGGTCGAGCAGCTCCCGCTGCCGGATGCCGCGGCGAAGGGCACTTTCGTGCCGCCGACCATCGTCGAGCTGAAGAGCCTCTCCGACCTGAAGCGTGAGGTCTTCGGCCCCGTGCTCCATGTCATCCGCTATCAGCGCGACGATCTCGACAAGCTGATCGACGAGGTCAATGGCTCCGGCTACGGCCTGACCTTCGGCCTGCATACGCGGCTCGACGAGACGATCGCCCATGTCACCAGCCGCATCAAGGCGGGCAATCTCTACGTGAACCGCAACATCATCGGCGCGGTGGTCGGCGTGCAGCCGTTCGGCGGGCGCGGGCTGTCGGGCACCGGGCCGAAGGCGGGCGGGCCGCTCTATATCGGCCGGCTCGTGCGCAAGGCGCCGATCCCGCCGCAGCACAGCTCGATCCATACCGATCCGGCCGTGCTCGAATATGCCGCCTGGCTCGCGGGCAAGGGGCTGAACGCCGAAGCGAGCACCGCGCGCGAGATCGGCGGCCATTCGGCGCTCGGGCTCGCCGTCGAGCTGGCCGGCCCGGTCGGCGAGCGCAATCTCTACGCGCTGCATCCGCGCGGTCGCATCCTGCTCGTGCCGCAGACCGAAGCCGGCCTCTACCGGCAGGTCGCGGCAGCGCTGGCGACGGGCAACCAGCTCGTCATCGACGCAGCTTCCGGGCTGAAGGGTGCACTGTCGGGCCTGCCGGCTGCGGTCGAAGCCCGCGTGAGCTGGACCTCGGACTGGGAGGCCGACGGCCCGTTCTCGGGTGCGCTGGTCGAGGGCGACACCCGGCGGATCGCCGAGGTCAACCGCCGCATCGCCCGGCTCTCCGGCCCGCTCGTGCTGGTCCAGGCGGCGAGCACGGAGGAGCTGACGCGCGATCCCGACGCCTATTGCCTGAACTGGCTGCTGGAGGAGGTCTCGACCTCGATCAACACCACGGCGGCCGGCGGCAATGCCAGCCTGATGACCATCGGCTAA
- a CDS encoding Lrp/AsnC ligand binding domain-containing protein produces MKKPKETLIEGDLDALDRKILDVLREDGRISIAELGARIGLSKTPCQIRFRRLVDDGYIEGFRATLNPAKLKLDHIAFAEVKLSDTTEKALTKFNEEVKKIREVEECHMIAGRFDYLLKIRTPDIRRYRAVLGEKISNLPHVANTSTNVAMETVKETW; encoded by the coding sequence GTGAAGAAGCCTAAGGAAACGCTGATCGAAGGCGATCTGGACGCGCTGGATCGTAAAATTCTCGACGTTCTCAGGGAGGACGGCCGGATTTCGATCGCCGAGCTCGGCGCGCGGATCGGCCTGTCCAAGACGCCCTGCCAGATCCGGTTCCGCCGGCTGGTCGATGACGGCTATATCGAAGGCTTCCGGGCGACGCTCAATCCGGCGAAGCTCAAGCTCGATCACATCGCGTTTGCCGAGGTGAAGCTGTCCGACACCACGGAAAAGGCGCTGACGAAGTTCAACGAGGAGGTCAAGAAGATCAGGGAGGTCGAGGAATGCCACATGATCGCCGGGCGTTTCGACTACCTGCTGAAGATCAGGACGCCGGATATCCGGCGCTACCGGGCCGTGCTGGGCGAGAAAATCTCGAACCTGCCCCATGTCGCGAACACCTCGACCAATGTTGCGATGGAGACGGTCAAGGAAACCTGGTGA
- a CDS encoding FAD-dependent oxidoreductase produces the protein MSKLTYPKYANTCGWNTMLPPRTPRAPLGEDITVDYAVVGAGYTGVAAARRLQELDPQARIALIEATTVGEGSSARNSGFTTPDVLPRTASMEMADKARNQSRLFTEAFDWLLGIIRDNDIACDMQKVGSIRAAATEEGEASLRKVAEVARANNLQHTILDRAGIRERIGADYYRYGLHMHDTWLLQPAALIRGLADALPATVTLYEQSPVREMRRESPGWRLATEGGSIRCRTVVLANNGFIPRLGYLKSRMATIFTYAAVTEAVKENDIGHLGQSPAWGLLPSHRLGTTLRRIGRDRLMVRSLYAHDQEIVQATAERQLRDRFHRRWPELRHVDFEFIWGGATAFTMNGAPWWGKLEEGLYASGGCNGSGLAKGTMLGRRLAELIRGVGDAGEVETIMGEASWIAPEPFRSIGFRVISALESRKAGLEA, from the coding sequence ATGTCCAAGCTGACCTATCCGAAATACGCCAATACCTGCGGCTGGAACACGATGCTTCCCCCGCGCACGCCACGCGCCCCGCTGGGCGAAGACATCACCGTCGACTATGCCGTCGTCGGCGCCGGCTATACCGGCGTCGCGGCAGCCCGGCGCCTGCAGGAGCTCGACCCGCAGGCGCGTATCGCCCTGATCGAGGCGACGACGGTCGGCGAAGGCTCCTCCGCGCGTAATTCCGGGTTCACCACGCCCGACGTGCTGCCGCGCACCGCCTCGATGGAAATGGCGGACAAGGCCCGCAACCAGAGCCGCCTCTTCACCGAGGCCTTCGACTGGCTGCTTGGCATCATCCGCGACAACGATATCGCCTGCGACATGCAGAAGGTCGGCTCGATCCGCGCCGCCGCGACCGAGGAAGGCGAAGCCTCCTTGCGCAAGGTGGCGGAAGTGGCCCGCGCCAACAATCTGCAGCACACGATCCTCGACCGCGCCGGGATCCGCGAGCGCATCGGCGCGGACTATTACCGCTACGGCCTCCATATGCACGACACCTGGCTGCTGCAGCCGGCCGCGCTGATCCGAGGTCTCGCCGACGCACTGCCCGCGACCGTCACGCTCTACGAACAGAGCCCGGTCCGCGAGATGCGTCGGGAAAGTCCCGGCTGGCGGCTCGCCACCGAAGGCGGCAGCATCCGCTGCCGGACGGTGGTGCTGGCCAATAACGGCTTCATCCCCCGCCTCGGCTATCTGAAGTCGCGCATGGCGACGATCTTCACCTATGCCGCCGTCACCGAGGCCGTGAAGGAGAACGATATCGGGCATCTCGGCCAGTCCCCGGCCTGGGGCCTGCTGCCCTCGCACCGGCTCGGCACGACCTTGCGCCGCATCGGCCGCGACCGGCTCATGGTCCGCTCGCTCTATGCCCATGACCAGGAGATCGTGCAGGCCACCGCCGAGCGGCAGTTGCGCGACCGCTTCCATCGCCGCTGGCCGGAGCTGCGGCATGTCGATTTCGAGTTTATCTGGGGCGGAGCGACCGCCTTCACGATGAACGGCGCGCCCTGGTGGGGCAAGCTCGAGGAGGGGCTCTATGCCTCCGGCGGCTGCAACGGCAGTGGCCTCGCCAAGGGCACCATGCTCGGCCGCCGGCTCGCCGAGCTGATCCGCGGCGTCGGCGACGCCGGGGAGGTCGAGACGATCATGGGCGAGGCAAGCTGGATCGCGCCCGAACCCTTCCGCTCGATCGGCTTCCGCGTCATCTCGGCGCTGGAAAGCCGCAAGGCGGGACTGGAAGCCTAG